Proteins encoded in a region of the Pseudomonas shahriarae genome:
- the queF gene encoding NADPH-dependent 7-cyano-7-deazaguanine reductase QueF (Catalyzes the NADPH-dependent reduction of 7-cyano-7-deazaguanine (preQ0) to 7-aminomethyl-7-deazaguanine (preQ1) in queuosine biosynthesis), translated as MHPAAEHSPLGKSSEYISTYTPSLLFPIPRAAKWAELGLTAETLPYKGVDFWNCFELSWLLPSGKPVVAIGEFSIPADSPNIIESKSFKLYLNSLNQTPFADGPSLEATLRADLSAAAGKPVGVRIRSLAEVEDEGVVRLPGVCIDDLDISVSNYEHPRPELLRCDDSRVVEESVHSHLLKSNCPVTSQPDWGSVAVEYRGAALDHASLLAYLVSFRQHSDFHEQCVERIFLDLQRLLKPEKLTVYARYVRRGGLDINPYRSTEDVQFQNLRLARQ; from the coding sequence ATGCATCCCGCAGCCGAACATTCGCCGCTGGGCAAGTCCAGTGAATACATCTCCACTTACACCCCTTCATTGCTGTTTCCCATTCCTCGCGCCGCCAAATGGGCCGAGCTGGGCCTCACCGCCGAGACGCTGCCCTACAAGGGCGTGGACTTCTGGAACTGCTTTGAATTGTCTTGGCTGCTGCCGTCTGGCAAGCCGGTGGTGGCCATCGGTGAGTTCAGCATCCCGGCCGACTCGCCGAACATCATCGAATCGAAATCCTTCAAGCTCTACCTCAACTCGCTGAACCAGACGCCGTTTGCCGATGGGCCAAGCCTTGAGGCGACCCTGCGTGCCGATCTGAGCGCGGCGGCCGGTAAGCCGGTGGGCGTGCGCATCCGTAGCCTGGCCGAAGTGGAAGATGAAGGCGTGGTGCGCCTGCCGGGCGTGTGCATTGATGACTTGGATATCAGTGTCAGCAACTACGAGCATCCGCGCCCGGAACTGCTGCGCTGTGATGATTCCCGTGTGGTGGAGGAGAGCGTGCACAGCCATCTGCTCAAATCCAACTGCCCGGTGACCAGTCAGCCGGACTGGGGCAGCGTTGCGGTGGAATATCGCGGCGCGGCGCTGGACCATGCGAGCCTGTTGGCCTACCTGGTGAGCTTCCGCCAGCACTCGGACTTTCATGAGCAGTGCGTGGAGCGGATCTTTCTCGACCTGCAACGGTTGCTCAAGCCTGAGAAGTTGACGGTTTATGCGCGGTATGTGCGACGGGGTGGGTTGGATATCAACCCGTATCGCAGCACTGAGGATGTACAGTTCCAGAACCTGCGCCTAGCCCGACAGTAA
- the copI gene encoding copper-resistant cuproprotein CopI, with the protein MLSRKAWWLVGCLMMLSAAALADGAHTFAFGEAAPATKATRTVEVLLQDISFAPTSLDVKAGETVRFVLVNKGQLLHEFNLGDAAMHADHQKEMLKMQASGMLTTTGMGQMDHAAMGHGDMGSMKHDDPNSVLVEPGKTAELTWTFSKAGALEFACNLPGHYQAGMVGKLNVSQ; encoded by the coding sequence ATGTTATCGCGCAAAGCCTGGTGGTTGGTGGGTTGTCTGATGATGCTGAGCGCTGCGGCGCTGGCCGATGGTGCGCACACTTTCGCCTTTGGCGAGGCTGCCCCGGCGACCAAGGCCACGCGGACTGTAGAAGTGCTGCTGCAGGATATTTCCTTTGCTCCTACATCCCTGGATGTAAAAGCCGGCGAGACGGTGCGCTTTGTGCTGGTCAACAAGGGCCAGTTGCTGCATGAGTTCAACCTGGGGGACGCGGCCATGCATGCCGATCACCAGAAGGAAATGCTCAAAATGCAGGCCAGCGGCATGTTGACCACCACCGGCATGGGCCAGATGGATCACGCGGCAATGGGTCATGGTGACATGGGCAGCATGAAGCACGACGATCCCAACAGCGTGCTGGTGGAGCCGGGCAAGACCGCCGAATTGACCTGGACCTTCAGCAAGGCTGGGGCCCTGGAGTTTGCCTGCAACCTCCCCGGGCATTACCAGGCGGGGATGGTCGGCAAGCTGAACGTCAGCCAGTAA
- a CDS encoding heavy metal response regulator transcription factor has product MKLLIVEDQPKTGHYLRQGLAEAGFNTELVADGTTGQHLALTGDYDLLILDVMLPGRTGWQILQAVRSAGLEIPVLFLTARDAVEDRVHGLELGADDYLVKPFAFSELLARVRSLLRRGSSTPQETSLHLADLRLDLIRRRVDRSGQRIDLTAKEFALLELLLRRQGEVLPKSLIASQVWDMNFDSDTNIIEVAIRRLRLKIDDSFPNKLIHTVRGMGYVLEERFS; this is encoded by the coding sequence ATGAAACTGCTGATCGTCGAAGACCAACCCAAAACCGGCCACTACCTGCGCCAGGGCCTGGCCGAAGCCGGGTTCAATACCGAACTGGTGGCCGACGGCACCACCGGCCAGCACCTGGCGCTGACGGGCGACTACGATTTGCTGATCCTCGACGTGATGCTCCCTGGCCGCACCGGCTGGCAGATCCTGCAGGCGGTGCGCAGCGCCGGCCTGGAGATTCCGGTGTTATTCCTGACTGCGCGGGATGCGGTCGAAGATCGGGTCCACGGCCTCGAGCTGGGGGCCGACGACTATCTGGTCAAGCCATTCGCGTTCTCCGAGCTGTTGGCCCGGGTGCGCAGCCTGTTGCGCCGAGGCAGCAGCACCCCCCAGGAAACCAGCCTGCACCTGGCCGACCTGCGCCTGGACCTGATCCGCCGCCGCGTGGATCGCAGCGGCCAGCGCATCGACCTGACCGCCAAGGAGTTCGCCCTGCTGGAGCTGCTCCTGCGTCGCCAGGGCGAAGTGCTGCCCAAGTCGCTGATTGCCTCCCAGGTCTGGGACATGAACTTCGACAGCGACACCAATATCATCGAAGTGGCTATCCGCCGCCTGCGCCTGAAGATAGATGACAGCTTTCCCAACAAGCTGATACACACCGTGCGTGGCATGGGTTATGTGCTGGAGGAGCGGTTCAGTTGA
- a CDS encoding heavy metal sensor histidine kinase encodes MIKRLSLASRLALLFAGCTAVVSLLAGVLFNQASEKHFIELDQQLLDSKLMTLRSALQGADTPALFASRIAALKDELSHQPDLSVRINAADGQRWFDSALRIPNDLPTAPGLHSLQSAGTSYRVYNAPLNPEQPGSAQLVLMLDITHHQHFLQRMQHLIWLTVGLSALATALLGAWAARSGLRPLRRMTEVASRVRAHSLTQRLPEEQMPAELAELAQAFNAMFSRLDDAFQRLSAFSADIAHELRTPLSNLLTQTQVILTQPRPLEDYREALHSNLEELQWMAQLVNDMLYLAKADHGLLNPRREPLALADEVDALLEFFAPLAEDAQVNLLRDGSASTVGDRSMLRRACSNLLDNAVRFTPPGGEVRVRISENAQGVTLSVENTGTGIPQGLLPKLFDRFYRVDPARHEGSSEHAGLGLAITQSIVQAHGGRIFCESQPGWTRFVIELPQGV; translated from the coding sequence TTGATCAAGCGCCTGTCCCTGGCCAGCCGCCTGGCCCTGTTGTTTGCCGGCTGCACCGCCGTGGTCTCGCTGCTGGCGGGCGTGTTGTTCAACCAGGCCAGCGAGAAACACTTCATCGAGCTGGACCAGCAATTGCTCGACAGCAAGCTGATGACCCTGCGCAGCGCCCTGCAAGGCGCCGACACCCCGGCGCTGTTCGCTTCACGCATCGCCGCACTGAAAGACGAGCTGAGCCATCAACCCGACCTGTCGGTGCGCATCAATGCCGCCGACGGCCAGCGCTGGTTTGACAGCGCGCTGCGCATCCCCAATGACCTGCCTACCGCGCCCGGCCTGCACAGCCTGCAAAGCGCCGGCACCAGCTACCGGGTGTACAACGCGCCGTTGAATCCCGAGCAGCCCGGCTCCGCGCAGTTGGTCCTGATGCTGGACATCACCCATCACCAACACTTTCTGCAGCGCATGCAGCACCTGATCTGGCTAACGGTCGGCCTGTCCGCCCTGGCCACCGCGCTTCTCGGCGCCTGGGCCGCACGCAGCGGGTTGCGTCCGTTGCGGCGAATGACTGAAGTGGCCAGCCGCGTACGCGCCCACTCCCTGACCCAGCGCCTGCCCGAAGAACAGATGCCCGCCGAACTGGCGGAACTGGCCCAGGCCTTCAACGCCATGTTCAGCCGCCTCGACGACGCGTTCCAGCGGCTGTCGGCGTTCTCTGCCGATATCGCCCACGAGCTGCGCACGCCGCTATCCAACCTGCTGACCCAGACCCAGGTGATCCTCACCCAGCCCCGGCCGCTGGAGGACTACCGCGAAGCGCTGCACAGCAATCTGGAAGAGCTGCAATGGATGGCCCAACTGGTCAATGACATGCTGTACCTGGCCAAGGCCGATCACGGCTTGCTGAACCCCAGGCGCGAGCCCCTGGCCCTGGCCGACGAGGTGGATGCCTTGCTGGAGTTCTTCGCGCCGTTGGCCGAGGACGCCCAGGTCAACCTGCTGCGCGACGGCAGCGCCAGTACCGTCGGTGACCGCAGCATGCTGCGCCGTGCTTGTTCCAATCTATTGGACAACGCTGTGCGCTTTACCCCGCCGGGCGGCGAAGTACGGGTGAGGATCAGCGAAAACGCCCAGGGCGTGACGCTGAGCGTGGAAAACACCGGCACCGGGATTCCCCAGGGGTTACTGCCCAAGCTGTTTGACCGGTTCTACCGCGTGGATCCGGCACGCCATGAAGGCAGCAGTGAGCATGCGGGGCTAGGGTTGGCGATTACCCAGTCGATTGTGCAGGCACACGGGGGGAGGATTTTCTGTGAGTCACAACCGGGGTGGACGCGGTTTGTGATTGAGCTGCCGCAGGGGGTTTGA
- a CDS encoding lipoprotein-releasing ABC transporter permease subunit, with amino-acid sequence MFRPLSIFIGTRYTRAKRRNRFVSFISMTSMIGLALGVLAMIVVLSVMNGFQREMSSRILGMVPHATIVGVNPISDWQPVAAAALKNPEVTAAVPFTEMEGMLSYKGSMQPIQISGIDPAQEGKVSIVTQHIVQGNLENLQPGEFGVVIGEITARRFRLNVGDKLTLIVPEISTAPGGITPRMQRLNVVGVFKVGAELDGSMALIHVADAAQMLHWQPNQVQSVRLAVKDLYAAPKVSADIAGSLGAAYKADDWTHTQGSLFSAMKMEKTMIGLLLLMIVAVAAFNIIATLIMVVNDKGADIAILRTIGATPRQIMAIFMVQGTVIGIVGTLIGGVLGVIAALNVSELVGWMERVTGQHIFSSDVYFVSNLPSELQGGDVLLICSAGFVLSFLATIYPAYRAAKIEPAHALRYS; translated from the coding sequence ATGTTCAGACCGTTATCGATTTTTATCGGCACGCGCTATACCCGCGCCAAGCGCCGCAACCGTTTTGTCTCGTTTATCTCGATGACCTCGATGATCGGCCTCGCCCTGGGCGTGCTGGCGATGATCGTGGTGTTGTCGGTGATGAATGGCTTCCAGCGGGAAATGAGCTCGCGCATTCTGGGCATGGTGCCGCATGCCACCATCGTCGGCGTCAACCCGATCAGCGACTGGCAGCCCGTGGCCGCCGCCGCTCTGAAAAACCCCGAAGTGACCGCCGCTGTGCCGTTTACCGAGATGGAAGGCATGCTGTCCTATAAGGGCTCGATGCAGCCGATCCAGATCAGCGGGATCGACCCGGCCCAGGAAGGCAAGGTGTCGATCGTCACCCAGCATATCGTCCAGGGCAATCTGGAAAACCTGCAGCCGGGTGAGTTCGGCGTGGTGATCGGTGAAATCACCGCGCGCCGTTTCCGCTTGAATGTGGGGGACAAGCTGACCTTGATCGTCCCGGAAATCAGCACTGCGCCCGGCGGCATCACCCCGCGTATGCAGCGTTTGAACGTGGTGGGGGTGTTCAAGGTGGGTGCCGAGCTGGATGGCTCGATGGCGCTGATCCACGTCGCCGATGCCGCGCAAATGCTGCATTGGCAGCCGAACCAGGTGCAAAGCGTGCGCCTGGCGGTCAAGGATCTGTACGCGGCACCGAAAGTGTCGGCGGACATTGCCGGCAGCCTGGGCGCCGCCTACAAGGCCGATGACTGGACCCACACCCAGGGCAGCCTGTTCAGTGCAATGAAGATGGAAAAGACCATGATCGGCCTGCTGTTGCTGATGATCGTCGCCGTCGCCGCGTTCAATATCATTGCCACGCTGATCATGGTGGTGAACGACAAGGGCGCGGACATCGCGATCCTGCGCACCATCGGCGCCACGCCACGGCAGATCATGGCGATCTTCATGGTCCAGGGCACGGTGATCGGTATCGTCGGCACCCTGATTGGCGGCGTGCTGGGAGTGATTGCCGCGCTCAACGTCAGTGAGCTGGTGGGCTGGATGGAGCGCGTGACCGGGCAGCATATCTTCAGTTCGGACGTGTACTTTGTCAGCAACCTGCCTTCGGAGCTGCAAGGTGGCGATGTGTTGCTGATTTGCAGCGCGGGGTTTGTGTTGAGCTTTCTGGCGACGATTTACCCGGCGTATCGGGCGGCGAAGATTGAGCCGGCGCATGCCCTGAGATATTCGTAG
- the lolD gene encoding lipoprotein-releasing ABC transporter ATP-binding protein LolD, which produces MSEKAILSCRNLGKSYEEGPESVVVLSNLQLELHPGERVAIVGSSGSGKSTLLNLLGGLDTPSQGSVWLAGEELSALNEKARGQLRNRSLGFVYQFHHLLPEFTALENVCMPLLIGKTAIPEARQRATALLERVGLGHRLEHKPAELSGGERQRVAIARALVNNPGLVMLDEPTGNLDSHTAQGIKDLMLELSTQMRTAFLVVTHDMSMARQMDRVLHLQEGHLVAI; this is translated from the coding sequence ATGAGTGAAAAAGCAATCCTGAGCTGCCGCAACCTGGGCAAATCCTACGAGGAAGGCCCGGAATCGGTAGTGGTGCTGTCCAACCTGCAACTGGAACTGCATCCGGGCGAGCGCGTGGCGATCGTCGGCAGTTCCGGCTCCGGCAAAAGTACCTTGCTCAACCTGTTGGGCGGCCTTGATACGCCGTCCCAGGGCAGCGTGTGGCTGGCCGGTGAAGAACTCTCGGCGTTGAACGAGAAGGCCCGTGGCCAGTTGCGCAACCGCTCCCTGGGCTTTGTGTACCAGTTCCACCACTTGCTGCCAGAGTTCACGGCCCTGGAAAACGTGTGCATGCCCCTGTTGATCGGCAAGACCGCGATCCCGGAGGCGCGTCAGCGTGCTACGGCGCTGCTGGAGCGCGTCGGCCTGGGGCATCGCCTGGAGCACAAGCCGGCAGAGCTGTCTGGTGGCGAGCGCCAGCGTGTGGCGATTGCCCGTGCCCTGGTCAACAACCCAGGCCTGGTGATGCTCGATGAGCCGACCGGCAACCTCGATTCCCACACTGCCCAGGGCATCAAGGACTTGATGCTGGAGCTGAGCACCCAGATGCGCACCGCGTTCCTGGTGGTGACCCATGACATGAGCATGGCCCGGCAGATGGACCGCGTGTTGCACCTGCAGGAAGGTCATCTGGTCGCCATCTGA
- a CDS encoding lipoprotein-releasing ABC transporter permease subunit, with translation MFRPLFVFIGTRYTRAKRRNHFVSFISLTSMIGLALGVVVMIVVLSVMNGFDHEMRTRVLGMVPHATIESGEPLGDWQGLADKVKQNPKVLAVAPFTQMQGLLTNNGKVQKVLLNAIDPAQERKVSIIDQFMQQGQLDALSPGSFGIVIGDRAAAKLGVAIGDKLTFVAPEVTVTPAGMFPRMKRFTVVGIFHVGAGEIDGFLGLTNLTDLARLHRWKPDQVQGLRLKFNDLFEAPRGAWEIAQHLGESQYYARDWTRTHGNLYQAIRMEKAMIGLLLLLIVAVAAFNIISTLVMVVNDKKGDIAILRTLGATPGQIMAIFMVQGTVIGVVGTLIGTAVGIFAALNVSAAIAGVETLIGHKFLNADVYFIDYLPSQVQSQDVLMVGGAALVLSFLATLYPAWRAARTQPAQALRYE, from the coding sequence ATGTTCAGACCTCTCTTCGTATTTATCGGCACGCGTTATACCCGTGCAAAGCGTCGCAATCATTTTGTGTCGTTCATTTCCCTGACCTCCATGATCGGACTCGCCCTGGGCGTCGTCGTAATGATCGTGGTGCTATCGGTGATGAATGGCTTCGATCATGAGATGCGCACCCGCGTGCTGGGCATGGTGCCCCACGCGACCATCGAGTCCGGCGAGCCCCTGGGCGACTGGCAAGGCCTGGCCGACAAGGTCAAGCAGAACCCCAAGGTGCTGGCCGTCGCGCCATTTACCCAGATGCAGGGGCTGTTGACCAACAATGGCAAGGTGCAGAAAGTCCTGCTCAATGCCATCGACCCGGCACAGGAGCGCAAGGTCTCGATCATTGATCAGTTCATGCAGCAGGGCCAGCTCGATGCCCTGTCGCCTGGCAGCTTCGGCATCGTGATCGGCGACCGTGCGGCGGCCAAGCTCGGCGTGGCCATTGGCGACAAGCTGACCTTCGTCGCCCCGGAAGTCACCGTGACCCCGGCGGGCATGTTCCCGCGCATGAAGCGCTTTACCGTAGTCGGCATCTTTCATGTCGGCGCCGGCGAAATCGACGGCTTCCTCGGCCTGACCAACCTTACCGACCTGGCCCGCCTGCATCGCTGGAAGCCGGACCAGGTGCAGGGCCTGCGCCTGAAGTTCAACGACCTGTTCGAGGCGCCACGCGGGGCCTGGGAAATCGCCCAGCATCTGGGTGAAAGCCAGTACTACGCCCGTGACTGGACCCGTACCCACGGCAACCTGTACCAGGCGATCCGCATGGAAAAGGCCATGATTGGCCTGTTGCTGTTGCTGATTGTCGCCGTGGCCGCCTTCAACATCATCTCCACCCTGGTGATGGTGGTGAACGACAAGAAGGGCGACATCGCCATCCTGCGCACCCTGGGCGCCACGCCGGGGCAGATCATGGCGATCTTTATGGTCCAGGGCACGGTGATCGGTGTGGTCGGTACCTTGATCGGTACGGCCGTGGGGATCTTCGCCGCGCTGAACGTCAGTGCTGCCATCGCCGGCGTCGAAACCCTGATCGGCCACAAGTTTCTCAACGCCGACGTCTACTTCATCGACTATTTGCCATCCCAGGTGCAGAGCCAGGATGTGTTGATGGTCGGCGGCGCCGCGTTGGTCCTGAGTTTCCTTGCCACCCTATATCCAGCCTGGCGCGCGGCACGTACCCAGCCGGCGCAGGCTTTACGCTATGAGTGA
- a CDS encoding PilZ domain-containing protein, with the protein MTTLDEEDRREYYRIDDMIALQIKSLSAPQAASKEVLLDDSPLFNLLSELHLSEFESQHLLRQLGERDRTLAAFLKVQNKRMDLLSQVMAQSLLGEIGAPQPVIISEGGIDFQHPTALAPGSHLAVKLVLMPQALGLLLRAKVTHCDPKGDSFDIGTEFESMTDAQRQLLARYILQKQAQERRLAREQSDGQDT; encoded by the coding sequence ATGACGACATTAGATGAAGAAGATCGCCGCGAATACTACCGTATCGACGACATGATCGCACTCCAAATCAAAAGCCTGTCGGCCCCGCAAGCGGCGAGCAAGGAAGTGTTGCTGGATGATTCCCCGCTGTTCAACCTGCTCAGTGAACTGCACCTGAGCGAATTCGAGTCCCAACACCTGCTGCGCCAGCTCGGCGAGCGCGACCGCACCCTCGCCGCCTTCCTCAAAGTGCAGAACAAACGCATGGATTTGCTCAGCCAGGTCATGGCGCAAAGCCTGCTGGGCGAGATCGGCGCGCCGCAGCCGGTGATCATTTCCGAAGGTGGCATCGACTTCCAACACCCCACGGCACTCGCGCCCGGCAGCCACCTGGCGGTCAAGCTGGTGCTGATGCCCCAGGCGCTGGGCCTGCTGTTGCGGGCCAAGGTCACCCATTGCGATCCCAAGGGCGACAGTTTTGACATCGGTACCGAATTCGAATCCATGACTGACGCCCAGCGCCAGTTGCTGGCTCGCTATATTTTGCAAAAACAGGCCCAGGAACGGCGCCTGGCCCGGGAACAAAGCGACGGCCAAGACACCTGA
- a CDS encoding glycerophosphodiester phosphodiesterase encodes MTLIYGHRGAKGEAPENTLTSFQQCLKHGVRRCELDLHLSMDGELMVIHDPTLKRTADRRGKVVEYVAADLVKMDARKGGPGWVTPCPIPRLEELFEQCDFDHWQLEVKSASRTRAATTVLAIREMAQRFGLLDKVTVTSSSREVLKAALELTPDLSRGLVAEYAWLDPLKVAQNYGCEYLALNWTLCTPERLEKAQRQGLHVSVWTVNEPALMRRLADFGVDSLITDFPGLATATLGNY; translated from the coding sequence GTGACCCTGATTTATGGCCACCGCGGCGCTAAAGGCGAAGCACCGGAAAACACACTGACCAGCTTCCAGCAATGCCTCAAGCACGGCGTGCGCCGTTGCGAACTGGACTTGCACCTGTCCATGGACGGCGAGTTGATGGTGATCCACGACCCGACCTTGAAGCGCACCGCAGACCGACGCGGCAAGGTGGTGGAGTACGTCGCCGCCGACCTGGTGAAGATGGACGCACGCAAAGGCGGCCCAGGCTGGGTCACCCCTTGCCCGATCCCGCGCCTGGAAGAGCTGTTTGAGCAGTGCGACTTCGACCACTGGCAACTGGAAGTCAAAAGCGCCTCGCGCACCCGCGCCGCGACCACCGTACTGGCGATCCGGGAAATGGCCCAGCGCTTTGGCCTGCTGGACAAGGTCACCGTGACTTCAAGCTCGCGGGAAGTGTTGAAAGCCGCCCTGGAGCTGACGCCGGACCTGTCCCGTGGACTGGTGGCCGAATACGCCTGGCTCGACCCGCTGAAGGTCGCGCAGAACTATGGCTGTGAGTATTTGGCGTTGAACTGGACGTTGTGCACTCCCGAGCGACTGGAGAAAGCCCAGCGCCAGGGCTTGCACGTGTCCGTGTGGACAGTCAACGAACCCGCGCTGATGCGCAGGCTCGCCGACTTCGGCGTAGATAGCCTGATTACAGACTTTCCCGGTTTGGCCACTGCCACTCTCGGGAATTACTGA
- the sthA gene encoding Si-specific NAD(P)(+) transhydrogenase, which produces MAVYNYDVVVLGSGPAGEGAAMNAAKAGRKVAMVDSRRQVGGNCTHLGTIPSKALRHSVRQIMQFNTNPMFRAIGEPRWFSFPDVLKSAEKVISKQVASRTGYYARNRVDLFFGTGSFADEQTVEVVCANGVVEKLVAKHIIIATGSRPYRPADIDFHHPRIYDSDTILSLGHTPRKLIIYGAGVIGCEYASIFSGLGVLVELVDNRDQLLSFLDSEISQALSYHFSNNNITVRHNEEYDRVEGLDNGVILHLKSGKKIKADALLWCNGRTGNTDKLGMENIGVKVNSRGQIEVDENYRTCVTNIYGAGDVIGWPSLASAAHDQGRSAAGSIVDNGSWRYVNDVPTGIYTIPEISSIGKNEHELTKAKVPYEVGKAFFKSMARAQIAGEPQGMLKILFHRETLEVLGVHCFGYQASEIVHIGQAIMSQPGDLNTLKYFVNTTFNYPTMAEAYRVAAYDGLNRLF; this is translated from the coding sequence ATGGCTGTCTACAACTACGACGTGGTGGTACTGGGTTCCGGCCCAGCTGGAGAAGGTGCGGCGATGAACGCCGCCAAAGCAGGACGCAAGGTGGCGATGGTCGATAGCCGTCGTCAGGTCGGCGGTAACTGCACCCACCTGGGCACCATCCCGTCCAAGGCCTTGCGTCACTCGGTGCGCCAGATCATGCAGTTCAACACCAACCCGATGTTCCGGGCCATTGGTGAGCCGCGCTGGTTCTCGTTCCCGGATGTACTGAAAAGCGCCGAGAAAGTCATTTCCAAACAAGTCGCCTCGCGTACCGGCTACTACGCCCGTAACCGCGTCGACCTGTTCTTCGGCACCGGCAGCTTCGCCGACGAGCAAACCGTCGAAGTGGTCTGCGCCAATGGCGTGGTCGAGAAGCTGGTGGCCAAGCACATCATCATCGCCACCGGTTCGCGTCCGTATCGCCCGGCCGATATCGACTTCCACCACCCGCGTATCTACGATAGCGACACGATCCTCAGCCTGGGCCACACCCCGCGCAAACTGATCATATACGGCGCCGGCGTGATCGGCTGTGAATACGCCTCGATCTTCAGCGGCCTGGGTGTGCTGGTGGAGCTGGTGGACAACCGTGACCAGTTGCTGAGCTTCCTCGACTCGGAAATTTCCCAGGCGTTGAGCTATCACTTCAGCAACAACAACATCACCGTGCGCCACAACGAGGAATACGACCGCGTTGAAGGCCTGGACAACGGTGTGATCCTGCACCTCAAGTCCGGCAAGAAGATCAAGGCCGATGCCTTGCTCTGGTGCAACGGCCGTACGGGCAACACCGACAAGCTGGGCATGGAAAACATCGGGGTCAAGGTCAACAGCCGTGGCCAGATCGAGGTGGATGAGAACTACCGCACCTGCGTCACCAATATCTATGGTGCCGGCGATGTGATCGGCTGGCCGAGCCTGGCCAGTGCCGCCCACGACCAAGGGCGTTCGGCGGCTGGCAGCATTGTCGACAATGGCAGCTGGCGCTACGTCAACGATGTGCCGACCGGGATCTACACCATTCCCGAGATCAGCTCCATCGGCAAGAACGAGCACGAGCTGACCAAGGCCAAGGTGCCTTACGAAGTGGGCAAGGCGTTCTTCAAGAGCATGGCGCGTGCGCAGATCGCCGGCGAGCCGCAAGGCATGCTGAAGATCCTGTTCCACCGCGAGACCCTGGAAGTGCTCGGCGTGCATTGCTTCGGCTACCAGGCCTCGGAGATCGTGCACATCGGCCAGGCGATCATGAGCCAGCCGGGTGATCTCAATACCCTTAAGTATTTTGTGAACACCACGTTCAACTACCCGACCATGGCTGAAGCCTATCGGGTAGCGGCCTACGACGGCCTCAACCGGCTTTTTTGA
- a CDS encoding FAD:protein FMN transferase — protein MGGLRCAMVGAVLAILTGCGGDEPLEAFGGPTMGSTYSIKYVRTPGTPAANDVQPQVERILAEVDRQLSTYRSDSDIERFNDLPANRCQPMPESILQLVRTGEQLSQASGGAFDLTVEPLLNLWGFGPQARQVKVPDPMTLALARQRVGHQHLRIDGHQLCKDAAVQVDFNSIAAGYTVDRIAERLGQLGIQRYLVEVTGELKAAGRKPDGTPWRVALEEPRDDQQVAERVIVVDGFGVSTSGDYRNYFQQDGRRYSHTLDARSGAPITHHLASVTVLEPSALMADGLSTLLLVLGPDEGWDYAEKQRIAAFFVMREGDAFVTRSNKAFEQLTAVKP, from the coding sequence ATGGGCGGTTTGCGATGCGCGATGGTGGGCGCTGTGTTGGCGATCTTGACGGGCTGCGGCGGCGATGAGCCCCTGGAGGCGTTTGGCGGCCCGACCATGGGCAGCACTTATTCAATCAAATATGTCCGTACCCCCGGGACGCCGGCGGCCAATGATGTGCAGCCGCAGGTCGAGCGCATCCTTGCCGAGGTCGACCGACAGCTGTCGACCTATCGCAGCGATTCCGATATCGAGCGCTTCAATGACTTGCCGGCCAACCGCTGCCAGCCGATGCCCGAGTCGATCCTGCAGTTGGTACGCACGGGCGAGCAGCTGTCCCAGGCCAGTGGCGGCGCTTTTGACCTGACCGTCGAGCCACTGCTCAACCTGTGGGGCTTCGGACCCCAGGCGCGGCAGGTAAAAGTCCCGGATCCCATGACGCTGGCCTTGGCGCGCCAGCGCGTCGGTCATCAGCACTTGCGCATCGACGGTCACCAGCTGTGCAAGGACGCGGCGGTGCAAGTGGACTTCAACAGCATCGCCGCCGGCTACACGGTGGACCGGATCGCCGAGCGGCTAGGGCAGTTGGGCATTCAGCGGTATCTGGTCGAAGTGACTGGCGAGCTCAAGGCTGCCGGGCGCAAACCCGATGGCACGCCCTGGCGTGTGGCCCTGGAGGAGCCCCGCGATGACCAGCAGGTGGCTGAGCGCGTGATCGTGGTGGACGGCTTCGGCGTGTCTACTTCAGGTGACTATCGCAATTATTTCCAGCAGGATGGTCGCCGCTATTCCCACACCCTCGATGCCCGTAGCGGGGCGCCGATCACCCATCACCTGGCGTCGGTCACGGTACTGGAGCCTTCGGCGCTTATGGCGGACGGCTTGTCGACCTTGCTCCTGGTACTGGGGCCCGACGAGGGCTGGGACTATGCAGAAAAACAGCGGATCGCGGCATTTTTTGTGATGCGTGAGGGGGATGCTTTCGTCACACGCAGCAACAAAGCGTTCGAACAACTGACGGCGGTCAAGCCGTAA